In a single window of the Planctomycetia bacterium genome:
- a CDS encoding adenylate/guanylate cyclase domain-containing protein, protein MFSNRRRLQQFLGLLIGLTVTTTVTAYFFSAPGDRKSELLTFDWRMRNFNSLKADPRIVHVDIDDSAVERFGRWPWKRRQMASLVRTLSEFQPKLIMVDFLFSERETIYYDDPTLQGLPGEDVQAVGAISEENKVFGDLELADAIRRAGNVIMSAEFDPRAPNDAPPLALRLQHWRKEHDAWDVDHAIGDLGLRRDVATRMAVEREFLRTRILEELDRDFTLTVEGLAGRIGRPTTEISRVIAGTKRLAARHWVAKSWKSFAQETGRPPALDDVLRATLGAQMNRRTADRADVLAAFDWYQSRLATMQKAAIPLKEGGPIFVSAEVTPLIAPLAKASMHVAAVNFHADEDGPVRRVPVLMDVGGGEGVMHLGLSAAAQVMGLSDAAESPARVNENGNLQLGAAPNAITLPLDGNGGLIIHWTGTGTQWRTGKDMPHITAAKLMTIIEAQRELADNETAINYKLAEIVAASKGELVIESGETGDGGTARAADSPYRLKVNRQLELARKARMARLRRDLPEEEIAAMEAEAAKLLEALQSEQKNAVSFIKMSVADLAEIPEAEIAADPLLAADAKRFRDAARVIDQDIAALEGANESLRQSIVAVQAELSERLADKIVFLGFAATAQGDIVTTPIDGRTNGVMCHANVFNAIVQNRPIHIAPHWLGVAICLLGGALVSLATATLAPRAALISTIGLMVAYAGLNCEALFRRMDIWAPLAGPEICLFVSWAFVTLYRQLTAEREKRLFAKQLGQYTAPAIAAKIAENPQAAQAFKTVQKREVTCFFSDLAGFTSLSEAETAETIQHVLNTYLHRMSEVIWARRGLLNKFMGDGIMAFFNASVDPMKEHAHAAVETALNAMEELEKLKVERKNDSASRVFDTLSMRTGLASGFAMNGDMGSELKADYTVIGDVVNLAARLEPANKVFGTSIMVSGPTRELVRDSYDFRYLAELQVKGKAKTVPVYEVVCRRGQLTPEQKEYIERFEAGVELYKSRKWDECIVHFTRMLARRFDDAGASRYIDACQEFKTFPPDDDWAGALELKEK, encoded by the coding sequence ATGTTCAGCAATCGACGACGACTCCAGCAGTTTCTGGGCCTGCTCATCGGCCTCACCGTGACGACCACGGTGACGGCCTACTTTTTCTCCGCGCCGGGCGATCGCAAGTCGGAGCTGCTGACCTTCGACTGGCGCATGCGAAACTTCAATTCGCTCAAGGCCGACCCGCGCATCGTGCATGTCGACATCGACGACAGCGCCGTTGAGCGTTTCGGCCGGTGGCCGTGGAAGCGGCGTCAGATGGCCAGCCTCGTCCGCACTCTGTCCGAGTTCCAGCCGAAGCTCATCATGGTGGACTTCCTCTTCTCCGAGCGCGAAACCATCTACTACGATGACCCCACCCTGCAGGGCCTGCCCGGCGAAGATGTGCAGGCCGTCGGCGCGATCTCCGAGGAGAACAAGGTCTTCGGCGATCTGGAGTTGGCCGACGCAATCCGCCGGGCCGGCAACGTCATCATGTCGGCCGAGTTCGACCCGCGCGCACCGAACGATGCTCCGCCGCTTGCGCTGAGATTGCAGCACTGGCGAAAGGAGCACGACGCCTGGGATGTCGATCACGCGATCGGCGACCTGGGCCTGAGGCGCGACGTCGCCACGCGCATGGCGGTCGAACGGGAATTTCTCCGCACGCGCATCCTTGAAGAGCTGGACCGCGATTTTACGCTGACCGTCGAAGGGCTTGCCGGACGAATCGGCAGACCGACGACGGAGATATCCCGGGTCATCGCCGGGACGAAGCGACTGGCCGCGCGGCATTGGGTCGCCAAGAGCTGGAAATCGTTCGCCCAGGAGACCGGACGGCCGCCGGCGCTGGATGACGTGCTTCGCGCCACGCTGGGCGCTCAGATGAATCGCCGCACCGCCGATCGGGCAGACGTCCTCGCCGCGTTCGACTGGTACCAGTCGCGCCTCGCCACGATGCAGAAGGCGGCCATCCCCCTGAAGGAAGGCGGACCGATTTTCGTCAGTGCCGAGGTGACGCCCCTGATTGCACCGCTCGCCAAGGCCTCCATGCACGTCGCGGCGGTCAACTTCCACGCCGACGAGGACGGGCCCGTGCGCCGCGTGCCGGTGCTCATGGACGTCGGCGGCGGTGAAGGCGTCATGCACCTGGGCCTTTCGGCGGCGGCACAGGTAATGGGCCTGAGCGACGCGGCGGAAAGCCCGGCGCGAGTGAATGAAAATGGTAACCTGCAACTGGGGGCCGCGCCCAACGCCATCACGCTTCCGCTGGACGGCAACGGCGGACTGATCATTCACTGGACCGGCACGGGCACCCAGTGGCGAACCGGCAAGGACATGCCGCACATCACGGCGGCCAAGTTGATGACCATCATCGAAGCCCAGCGCGAGCTGGCCGACAACGAGACGGCCATCAACTACAAACTTGCCGAGATCGTCGCGGCATCGAAGGGTGAACTGGTCATCGAGTCGGGAGAAACGGGTGACGGCGGTACGGCACGAGCGGCTGATAGCCCTTATCGCCTGAAAGTGAACCGGCAGCTCGAACTGGCGCGCAAGGCGAGGATGGCGCGGCTGCGGCGCGACCTGCCGGAAGAGGAAATCGCCGCGATGGAGGCCGAGGCGGCGAAGCTGCTCGAGGCGCTTCAGTCCGAGCAGAAGAATGCGGTCTCATTCATCAAGATGTCCGTTGCCGACCTGGCGGAGATTCCCGAGGCGGAGATCGCGGCCGACCCGCTGCTTGCCGCCGACGCAAAGCGCTTTCGCGACGCGGCTCGTGTGATCGATCAGGACATCGCCGCGCTGGAGGGCGCGAACGAATCGCTGCGGCAGTCCATCGTCGCCGTGCAGGCAGAGCTTTCCGAGCGTCTCGCCGACAAGATCGTCTTCCTCGGCTTCGCCGCGACGGCGCAGGGCGACATCGTGACTACGCCCATCGACGGCCGCACCAACGGGGTCATGTGCCACGCCAACGTCTTCAACGCCATCGTGCAGAATCGCCCGATCCATATCGCGCCGCATTGGCTGGGCGTCGCCATCTGCCTGCTCGGCGGAGCGCTCGTCAGCCTTGCGACCGCCACGCTTGCACCGCGCGCCGCGCTGATTTCGACAATCGGCCTGATGGTGGCCTACGCCGGTCTCAACTGCGAAGCCCTTTTCCGCCGCATGGACATCTGGGCGCCGCTCGCCGGACCGGAGATCTGTCTCTTCGTCTCGTGGGCCTTCGTCACGCTTTATCGCCAACTGACCGCCGAGCGCGAAAAGCGGCTCTTCGCCAAGCAGCTCGGTCAATACACCGCTCCCGCCATCGCCGCGAAGATCGCCGAGAACCCGCAGGCGGCCCAGGCCTTCAAGACCGTTCAGAAGCGAGAGGTGACATGCTTCTTCTCCGACCTTGCCGGCTTTACTTCGCTAAGCGAGGCGGAGACTGCGGAGACGATCCAGCACGTGCTCAATACCTACCTTCACCGCATGAGCGAAGTTATCTGGGCGCGGCGCGGCCTGCTGAACAAGTTCATGGGCGACGGCATCATGGCGTTCTTCAATGCCTCGGTGGACCCCATGAAGGAGCACGCCCATGCGGCGGTGGAAACGGCCCTAAACGCCATGGAGGAGCTGGAGAAGTTAAAGGTCGAGCGCAAGAACGATTCGGCGTCGCGAGTCTTCGATACGCTGAGTATGCGCACCGGCCTGGCCAGCGGATTCGCCATGAACGGCGACATGGGCTCGGAACTCAAGGCCGACTACACCGTCATCGGCGACGTGGTGAATCTTGCCGCGAGGCTGGAGCCGGCGAACAAGGTCTTCGGCACCAGCATCATGGTCAGCGGTCCCACGCGCGAGCTGGTCCGCGACAGTTACGATTTTCGATACCTCGCCGAGCTTCAGGTCAAGGGCAAGGCCAAGACAGTGCCGGTCTATGAAGTCGTCTGCCGCCGCGGTCAGCTCACGCCGGAGCAGAAGGAATACATCGAGCGCTTCGAGGCCGGCGTGGAGCTGTACAAGAGTCGCAAGTGGGACGAGTGCATCGTGCACTTCACGCGCATGCTCGCCCGCCGCTTCGACGACGCGGGTGCCAGCCGCTACATCGACGCCTGCCAGGAATTCAAGACCTTCCCCCCGGACGATGATTGGGCCGGGGCGCTGGAGTTGAAGGAAAAGTAG
- a CDS encoding type II toxin-antitoxin system PemK/MazF family toxin, translated as MSKQGDVVRVRVTDPRGNVKVCPAVILTSTSEIILDSPLVAVAVTSSFVTPTPQNMVELPWARPPIRTSTGLVKRSAAVCDWLVTIKQSDIVETMGFVPTSKLLEVVALVRRLNARPL; from the coding sequence TTGAGCAAACAGGGCGATGTCGTTCGCGTTCGCGTGACCGATCCCCGTGGCAACGTCAAAGTGTGCCCGGCGGTCATCCTCACATCGACAAGCGAGATCATTCTGGATTCCCCGTTAGTGGCGGTGGCGGTGACCAGTTCCTTCGTAACTCCGACGCCGCAGAACATGGTGGAACTTCCGTGGGCGCGACCGCCGATTCGTACATCTACCGGCCTGGTCAAGCGAAGCGCAGCGGTCTGTGACTGGCTGGTGACGATCAAGCAAAGCGACATCGTTGAGACCATGGGCTTTGTCCCGACGAGCAAGTTGTTGGAAGTCGTGGCTCTGGTCCGACGATTAAATGCCCGACCGCTGTGA